The genome window GAAATGTTACAACTAATGTTCTTAGTCTATCTATTACTTCTTTAATTTCAAAGCTTTCATAATGTAACAGCTCTTTTTctaatacaaaattatcttctaatttttttttccctttatctttttttgatttattttttttatccttCTTATTATTGTTAGTGCCACTATTATTTGGATTACTTCTGTCTGTGCATGCATCATCTGAACTATTATTATCGTGATAAGTTCCGGGTTGTAGTATCCCATTTTTCGAATCatcattgttattattattagtattACTATCTCCAGCCCCTTTTTCTGCTTTATCACTTTTAGTTTtcccatttttttctccttttttctctttaatctttttctttttactACCTACTGTACTAATTTGGGGTGGATTCTTTATCATATATGTAGCGATTTTATGAGAATTATTAAGTTGTCCTATATTTCCACAGGCATTGCATTTACATATTAAAAACCCTTTTTTTACTATAATATCAGTTTCAGGTAATAAACAATGTGGGCATAAAACATACATTTCTATAAATTTATCAAGGATATTTACtaaatcattttctttatgcGCACCATTAACTATAgctttttcttcattttcttcaaaCTTAACCATTGTTCCTAATTCACAAccaaaaaattttgttgGATACATAGGTGGTCTTTTTAACGATCTAGCTATGTCGCCCATGtttgttatatttgttCTTATTCCATTTCCTCGTCCTTCTATTTTTGAGATTAACTTAGGCATCTTATATCTATAATTTGGGTCATTACGATCCCTTGGGATGTTAATGTATGACATCTTAGCAAGTATACAACAAATAcgaaattataaatatttctatatttcttttattccCAAGATTTATTTGTTATCTCAGTATTGGTCGATTTCACTACACCACGTGGTtcaaattgtttttttggttcttctatttttatatttttttagttccGTCCTTGATTACTGCGTAAATACTATTGTAATTATTATGGATATACgagttaattttttttatatattttttttatgtacatgtacatatatatatttcattactGGTACAGCTCCTATTCTTTGcccaaataaaaaatatatatttctactTAATGTAATaagataaaattaatatatacttttaatataatttttcttagTATTTTCAccctcaaaaaaaataataaactaaataaatttgcgtattatatgaaatagctaaatatatagttttaAACGCTTCCTATATATGCGTATATATTTGGATGGTCATATGGGCgtataataatgaatatatataacttatttgattgataataataagaatGCCAATTTTCTGAAATAATTAAAGAAAGTATTTTTGTGTGcatggatatatataactatatACGCGGTGATAAATACAACACTTCTgcaataatttattttagtTAAAATgtggaaaatatattttcttacaaaatgttataaaaataattaaatatttcctTGAATTATATCAccaaaaatgaaataaatatagtcacaaattaaacaaaatattcatatacaaatattaataatttaatctTTATACTCTATTGTCAAATTCGGTTCTCGGTTTTTACAACATTGTATTAATAATTCGCGcgtatacatatatgaatatatatatatagagagAATGGGAAATgatattattcatttatacaatttttaagcataatttgttttactttggtttattatatattttgctCATCCCTATACTAATATgctataattaatatatcattattgtTTCTACTcctattgttattattattaattagtTATTGTATACATTTTAATTCCTATAAAAAGATATAGCTCTAATACATTTGATActctatatattatgaccgctcatataattttattaattaaaagaGGTATCCAAATCTTCcaaagtaaatatatacatttatatagaATTGAAAACTGTATAGAAACTGTCAcatatcaaaaatatttatcacACATAAggtaatatattatt of Plasmodium berghei ANKA genome assembly, chromosome: 6 contains these proteins:
- a CDS encoding eukaryotic translation initiation factor 5, putative; this translates as MSYINIPRDRNDPNYRYKMPKLISKIEGRGNGIRTNITNMGDIARSLKRPPMYPTKFFGCELGTMVKFEENEEKAIVNGAHKENDLVNILDKFIEMYVLCPHCLLPETDIIVKKGFLICKCNACGNIGQLNNSHKIATYMIKNPPQISTVGSKKKKIKEKKGEKNGKTKSDKAEKGAGDSNTNNNNNDDSKNGILQPGTYHDNNSSDDACTDRSNPNNSGTNNNKKDKKNKSKKDKGKKKLEDNFVLEKELLHYESFEIKEVIDRLRTLVVTFPNISDNDFCEELRVLQVSQCFDSKCRIFICLCALFDDKISKELLEKNIKYLKKINDTSVTTMDIFLALEYYVNKIATTAITIYPYILQVLYNNDMLESKDIIKRYDQEDDANITSVSQNKKGNNSNNINNVDEKQKEYNECYDKCKCMAKHFVNWLKQNDSDEEESEDEEESNSNNAGTNYKVKSLRNTENKSKEKSNLNGNEKPFEDSKSEKCEDEIFLDAKDGFNNTADEDEEEIDIDAI